The following proteins come from a genomic window of Candidatus Poribacteria bacterium:
- a CDS encoding HEPN domain-containing protein, with translation MVTQQEIQATCDDIVREFAPLQVILFGSYAYGTPTEDSDVDLLVVMDIPKSEFRNKAIEIRQRISYHFGLDLLVRSPKEIAYRVSYNDWFLREIAEKGKVLHGADANCTIKNLQDMHYGANILRKEKDCMNPLTLEWIEKAENDYAAVQQLLLGSNPLHDIICFHAQQCIEKYLKAWLQEANVPVPRTHNLEELLALIIPTLPAWCDWQPDFKIITEYAVESRYPGPSRTAENTQHATHICNEVRQAVRRQLRLSGSVD, from the coding sequence ATGGTCACCCAACAGGAGATTCAGGCCACTTGTGATGACATCGTGCGAGAATTCGCACCGCTACAAGTAATTCTCTTTGGCTCCTATGCGTATGGGACTCCCACGGAAGACTCAGATGTAGACCTACTTGTCGTGATGGATATTCCGAAATCGGAATTTCGCAACAAGGCGATAGAGATCCGACAGCGTATCTCATACCACTTTGGTCTGGATCTCTTAGTTCGTTCACCGAAAGAAATTGCGTATCGTGTATCATATAATGATTGGTTTCTCCGCGAGATCGCTGAAAAAGGCAAAGTGCTTCATGGTGCCGATGCCAACTGCACTATCAAAAATCTACAAGACATGCATTACGGAGCGAATATTCTCAGAAAGGAAAAGGATTGCATGAATCCATTGACGCTGGAATGGATAGAGAAGGCTGAAAATGATTACGCTGCTGTCCAGCAGCTCCTGTTGGGATCAAATCCGCTGCATGATATTATCTGTTTCCATGCTCAGCAGTGTATTGAAAAATATCTCAAGGCATGGTTGCAGGAAGCGAATGTTCCTGTTCCGAGAACGCATAACCTTGAAGAATTGCTGGCGTTGATTATACCTACCTTGCCTGCTTGGTGCGATTGGCAACCTGACTTCAAGATAATCACGGAGTACGCGGTGGAATCTCGCTATCCCGGACCTTCAAGAACAGCAGAGAATACACAGCATGCAACACATATATGTAATGAGGTGCGTCAAGCCGTTCGCAGGCAGCTGAGACTTTCCGGTTCTGTTGATTGA